The following are encoded in a window of Haladaptatus sp. R4 genomic DNA:
- a CDS encoding FGGY-family carbohydrate kinase: protein MSPRQPRRDGGAHPRRDRGGDRTNPRNAPLGGGGVRNELFCQLLADRGLVVRAGPTEATATGNLLTQAVAAGSLPDLETGRRLVESTMEIATYEPATADGWDEAMKKLRALRSSS, encoded by the coding sequence CTGTCTCCTCGACAGCCTCGCCGCGACGGCGGCGCTCACCCTCGAAGGGATCGCGGCGGCGACCGGACGAACCCCCGAAACGCTCCACTCGGCGGTGGCGGGGTTCGAAACGAACTGTTCTGCCAACTGCTCGCCGACCGAGGCTTAGTCGTCCGCGCGGGGCCGACCGAAGCGACCGCGACCGGAAACCTGCTGACGCAGGCGGTCGCGGCCGGATCGCTTCCCGACCTCGAAACCGGCAGGCGACTCGTCGAATCGACGATGGAAATAGCCACGTACGAACCGGCGACCGCCGACGGCTGGGATGAAGCGATGAAAAAACTCCGCGCGCTTCGCTCGTCGTCGTGA